The following coding sequences lie in one Pseudomonas sp. B33.4 genomic window:
- a CDS encoding response regulator, producing the protein MSTPTSTILVVEDDDIVRMLIADVLEELEFKVLEAEDGDAALELLEDMNNHIDLMMTDHGLPGMNGRELATKARELRPALPILFASGYAESIDVPKDMHVIGKPFSIDQLRDKVKTILG; encoded by the coding sequence ATGTCTACCCCCACCTCCACCATCCTTGTCGTAGAAGACGACGACATCGTGCGCATGCTGATTGCCGATGTGCTGGAGGAGTTGGAGTTCAAGGTGCTTGAGGCGGAAGATGGCGACGCTGCGCTGGAGCTTCTCGAGGACATGAATAATCACATTGACCTGATGATGACCGATCACGGTCTGCCGGGCATGAACGGTCGCGAACTGGCAACCAAAGCTCGCGAATTGCGCCCCGCCTTGCCGATTCTGTTCGCCAGTGGATATGCCGAATCCATTGACGTGCCTAAAGACATGCATGTCATCGGCAAACCGTTTTCAATTGATCAACTGCGCGACAAGGTAAAAACAATACTGGGGTAG